A stretch of Arachis hypogaea cultivar Tifrunner chromosome 15, arahy.Tifrunner.gnm2.J5K5, whole genome shotgun sequence DNA encodes these proteins:
- the LOC140179004 gene encoding translocon at the outer membrane of chloroplasts 64-like isoform X2, translating into MGTPQPANHVWVILGLGFAGIFLITAKLKKKKKSVNNNNFGAFIHNLQLLPPPPPPPPKAPLPLSPLTFALSDLFDIDGHVTTFGHPEWARTHEAASQTCPVVSALVEGGATCIGTTVVDELALGLSGENKHYGTPTNPALPARVPGGSSSGAAVAVAANLVDFALGVDTVGGVRVPAGFCGILGFRPSYGAVSHVGSIPVSKSLDTIGWFARDPNILRLVGHILMQVPYIFQRNPRQIIIADDCFQQLNVPLDRSSQLVIKSAEKLFGRQVLKHINLEDYLSSNVPTLKELSSLKTNGELKVSSLKSLANVMQFLQRHEFRLVHEEWINTVKPDLHPAVSADLYEKFEVSDVEVEHFKSIRNEMRAAVRSLLKNEGILVIPTGADPPPKLGGKEISSKDYWSHAFSLLSIASISGCCQVTIPLGIYEKCPVSVSLIARHGNDCFLLDTLQTMYSTLQEQVDIAAKSKSPRNVVTKEEAAEIAKERGNQAYKDKQWQKAIGFYSEAIKLSSDNATYYSNRAQASLELGSYLQAESDCTKAISLDKKNVKAYFRRGRAREMLGYYTDAIDGRIFHTILC; encoded by the exons ATGGGGACCCCACAACCCGCGAATCACGTATGGGTCATACTTGGTCTTGGTTTTGCTGGAATCTTTCTCATTACTGCAAagctcaagaagaagaagaagagcgtCAACAACAACAATTTTGGCGCTTTCATCCATAACCTTCAGCTTCTTCCTCCGCCTCCTCCTCCACCTCCCAAAGcacctctccctctctctccactCACCTTCGCCCTCTCTGACCT ATTTGACATAGATGGACATGTTACTACATTTGGGCATCCAGAGTGGGCGAGGACACACGAAGCTGCCTCTCAGACATGTCCTGTGGTATCTGCGCTGGTCGAAGGTGGTGCAACCTGCATTGGGACTACTGTTGTTGATGAACTAGCTTTAGG TCTTAGTGGTGAAAATAAACATTATGGAACGCCAACCAATCCTGCTTTGCCTGCTCGAGTACCAGGCGGCTCCTCCAGCGGTGCTGCTGTTGCTGTGGCTGCCAATTTGGTTGATTTTGCCCTTG GTGTTGATACCGTTGGAGGGGTAAGAGTGCCTGCTGGATTTTGTGGCATTTTAGGATTTCGACCTTCATATGGGGCAGTCTCTCATGTTGGAAGCATACCTGTTTCAAAAAGCCTGGACACTATTG GCTGGTTTGCAAGGGATCCTAATATTTTGCGACTTGTTGGGCATATACTTATGCAAGTACCATATATATTTCAACGCAATCCACGACAAATAATTATAGCTGATGATTGTTTTCAGCAACTAAATGTCCCTCTCGACAGAAGTTCTCAGTTGGTCATCAAATCTGCTGAGAAGCTTTTTGGAA GGCAAGTATTGAAGCATATAAATCTTGAGGACTATTTAAGTTCTAATGTTCCTACTTTGAAAGAGCTCTCCAGTCTCAAAACAAATGGTGAACTTAAAGTTTCGTCATTGAAATCACTTGCAAATGTTATGCAGTTTCTACAAAG ACATGAATTTAGACTTGTGCATGAGGAGTGGATAAACACAGTAAAGCCTGATCTTCATCCAGCTGTTTCAGCAGATTTATATGAAAAGTTTGAGGTATCTGATGTAGAGGTTGAACACTTCAAATCCATTAGAAATGAAATGCGTGCTGCTGTCAGATCTCTTTTGAAG AATGAAGGAATATTGGTTATTCCTACTGGAGCTGATCCTCCTCCAAAGTTGGGTGGCAAAGAGATCTCATCAAAGGACTATTGGAGTCATGCATTTAGTTTGCTAAGTATTGCTAGCATATCAGGATGCTGTCAG GTCACAATACCATTAGGAATTTACGAAAAGTGTCCTGTTTCGGTGTCCTTAATAGCTCGGCATGGTAATGATTGCTTTCTACTGGACACACTACAGACCATGTATTCTACGCTCCAAGAGCAGGTTGATATTGCTGCCAAAAGTAAATCACCAAGAAATGTTGTCACTAAGGAAGAAGCTGCTGAAATTGCGAAAGAAAGG GGAAATCAAGCTTACAAAGACAAGCAGTGGCAGAAAGCCATTGGATTTTATTCGGAAGCCATAAAACTGAGCAGCGACAATGCAACATACTACAGTAATAGGGCCCAAGCATCTCTAGAACTTGGAAG tTACCTCCAAGCTGAGTCGGATTGTACAAAAGCAATTAGCCTTGACAAAAAG AATGTCAAAGCGTATTTTCGAAGAGGTAGAGCAAGAGAGATGCTTGGCTACTATACTGATGCAATCGATGGTAGGATCTTTCA TACAATATTGTGTTAG
- the LOC140179004 gene encoding translocon at the outer membrane of chloroplasts 64-like isoform X1, which translates to MGTPQPANHVWVILGLGFAGIFLITAKLKKKKKSVNNNNFGAFIHNLQLLPPPPPPPPKAPLPLSPLTFALSDLFDIDGHVTTFGHPEWARTHEAASQTCPVVSALVEGGATCIGTTVVDELALGLSGENKHYGTPTNPALPARVPGGSSSGAAVAVAANLVDFALGVDTVGGVRVPAGFCGILGFRPSYGAVSHVGSIPVSKSLDTIGWFARDPNILRLVGHILMQVPYIFQRNPRQIIIADDCFQQLNVPLDRSSQLVIKSAEKLFGRQVLKHINLEDYLSSNVPTLKELSSLKTNGELKVSSLKSLANVMQFLQRHEFRLVHEEWINTVKPDLHPAVSADLYEKFEVSDVEVEHFKSIRNEMRAAVRSLLKNEGILVIPTGADPPPKLGGKEISSKDYWSHAFSLLSIASISGCCQVTIPLGIYEKCPVSVSLIARHGNDCFLLDTLQTMYSTLQEQVDIAAKSKSPRNVVTKEEAAEIAKERGNQAYKDKQWQKAIGFYSEAIKLSSDNATYYSNRAQASLELGSYLQAESDCTKAISLDKKNVKAYFRRGRAREMLGYYTDAIDDFQHALVLEPTNKMASSAAERLRKLFQ; encoded by the exons ATGGGGACCCCACAACCCGCGAATCACGTATGGGTCATACTTGGTCTTGGTTTTGCTGGAATCTTTCTCATTACTGCAAagctcaagaagaagaagaagagcgtCAACAACAACAATTTTGGCGCTTTCATCCATAACCTTCAGCTTCTTCCTCCGCCTCCTCCTCCACCTCCCAAAGcacctctccctctctctccactCACCTTCGCCCTCTCTGACCT ATTTGACATAGATGGACATGTTACTACATTTGGGCATCCAGAGTGGGCGAGGACACACGAAGCTGCCTCTCAGACATGTCCTGTGGTATCTGCGCTGGTCGAAGGTGGTGCAACCTGCATTGGGACTACTGTTGTTGATGAACTAGCTTTAGG TCTTAGTGGTGAAAATAAACATTATGGAACGCCAACCAATCCTGCTTTGCCTGCTCGAGTACCAGGCGGCTCCTCCAGCGGTGCTGCTGTTGCTGTGGCTGCCAATTTGGTTGATTTTGCCCTTG GTGTTGATACCGTTGGAGGGGTAAGAGTGCCTGCTGGATTTTGTGGCATTTTAGGATTTCGACCTTCATATGGGGCAGTCTCTCATGTTGGAAGCATACCTGTTTCAAAAAGCCTGGACACTATTG GCTGGTTTGCAAGGGATCCTAATATTTTGCGACTTGTTGGGCATATACTTATGCAAGTACCATATATATTTCAACGCAATCCACGACAAATAATTATAGCTGATGATTGTTTTCAGCAACTAAATGTCCCTCTCGACAGAAGTTCTCAGTTGGTCATCAAATCTGCTGAGAAGCTTTTTGGAA GGCAAGTATTGAAGCATATAAATCTTGAGGACTATTTAAGTTCTAATGTTCCTACTTTGAAAGAGCTCTCCAGTCTCAAAACAAATGGTGAACTTAAAGTTTCGTCATTGAAATCACTTGCAAATGTTATGCAGTTTCTACAAAG ACATGAATTTAGACTTGTGCATGAGGAGTGGATAAACACAGTAAAGCCTGATCTTCATCCAGCTGTTTCAGCAGATTTATATGAAAAGTTTGAGGTATCTGATGTAGAGGTTGAACACTTCAAATCCATTAGAAATGAAATGCGTGCTGCTGTCAGATCTCTTTTGAAG AATGAAGGAATATTGGTTATTCCTACTGGAGCTGATCCTCCTCCAAAGTTGGGTGGCAAAGAGATCTCATCAAAGGACTATTGGAGTCATGCATTTAGTTTGCTAAGTATTGCTAGCATATCAGGATGCTGTCAG GTCACAATACCATTAGGAATTTACGAAAAGTGTCCTGTTTCGGTGTCCTTAATAGCTCGGCATGGTAATGATTGCTTTCTACTGGACACACTACAGACCATGTATTCTACGCTCCAAGAGCAGGTTGATATTGCTGCCAAAAGTAAATCACCAAGAAATGTTGTCACTAAGGAAGAAGCTGCTGAAATTGCGAAAGAAAGG GGAAATCAAGCTTACAAAGACAAGCAGTGGCAGAAAGCCATTGGATTTTATTCGGAAGCCATAAAACTGAGCAGCGACAATGCAACATACTACAGTAATAGGGCCCAAGCATCTCTAGAACTTGGAAG tTACCTCCAAGCTGAGTCGGATTGTACAAAAGCAATTAGCCTTGACAAAAAG AATGTCAAAGCGTATTTTCGAAGAGGTAGAGCAAGAGAGATGCTTGGCTACTATACTGATGCAATCGATG ATTTTCAACATGCCTTGGTACTTGAACCAACCAACAAAATGGCATCCTCCGCTGCTGAAAGATTGAGGAAACTATTCCAGTAG